The Acidobacteriota bacterium genome contains the following window.
TAGAAAGCGTCGAACATCACCTGCCTGATGTCGTTCACGAATGGCCTTGTCAGAATACGGAATCCTTCTTCAGGGATTCTTCCGTGTAACTGCTGCATAACCTCATTGCCGAAATCGAAGGATGCCACGTACACTTCACCTTCATCGAGTTTCATTCCTAGGGAGAAATTGTATTTATCCTCCTCCAGATGCGCGATAAAAGGGATCGGAACTGCCGGGAAGATTAAACTCGAAAACTCGCCAAAACCGAGTCGCTTAAGGTGCAACCCAAGATCCTTTTCAGGCCGAAGTCACAACTCAATACGGTCTTCGGGCCGAGCAGTTTGACCAGATTGTCCCAGTAGCTCGCTATGAGCCTCGTATCGAATTGGAGCACCGGCGCGGGCTTGCTTACGTGGTAGAGAACAAACTGCCTGCCATTGCAAAGAGCGAAGTAAGGAGCCCGGATCTCGCTGTGCATAGCGTAGGAGTACGCTTGCTCGACGTGCTTGTGTTCAGGATATTCTCGGTGGGAGCCTTAGCTTCCAGAATCCATGCATTCTTGTCGTGAACTTCTAGAAGATAGTCGGGAACAAGATAGATCTTTTTGGTCGCACTGCCGATGGAAACGAAAGGGTGTAGAAGCTTTTTGCTTCGTATAATCCTGTAAGGTCGCTCAAGTCCGTAGCCCAAGCCTTTTAGGATGGGTACGATGATTTCCTCCCTCACCGAATCCTCCAGAAATCCCGGATCGTTCAGGCTATCCCAGGCAAATTCTTTGAGGATGTTGAGTCGTCTTAATTGGTTCATCATGCAGGCTGAATCTGCTAATTCAGCATATCAGACTATCCCATATCAGTCTCTAATGGGACACAAGCAAGTTAATTGGGACACATCATATGTCCCGATTTGTCTTTACAATGTCCCAATTAGCAAATATAATGTCCCAATTAGGTAAATGGGACATATAAAAGTCCCATTTGTAATACCGCCAAGAAGCATATGAAAAAAAGGAGAAAAGAAAGCCGAATTGGAAGCCCTCATCATTCAATTGCTGAGTAATGCGGACGAGGTTAGTATCCGCTCAATCGCGGATGCAGCCGGGATTCCCAACGATGAAACCGAACGCAAAGCGATTCGAAGAGCCTTGGCGTCATTGTCAAGACAAAACATAGTCGTTCCGAAAGGTTCTGCACGCTCACGCGTATACGTTCTGCCCGAGAAAACGCCCGAAGCAGATGTGCTTCAAGAGAACGAGAAACGCGTCGAAACGACGGGGTCAAAAATCGGCCATTTTCTTAAAGGGATCGACGTCTCGCCAGAATCGAAAGAGTTATGGAATTACGTCACTCAAGCTCTCGCCGAACGAGCTCCCGTCGGTTACATTCACGAATTCCTGCTCTCCTACGAACCGAACGAGACCTTCTATCTCGCCGCCGACCACCGGGAAAAATTGAAGACCCTTGGACAGGTCGAGGCGGTCGTTCAACCGGCTGGAACTTACGCCCGAAACATACTGGATCGGCTGTTGATCGATTTGTCTTGGAACTCCAGCCGGCTCGAGGGGAACACTTACTCCCTGCTTGAGACCAAACGGTTGATAGAACTGGGCGAAACGGCGACCGGGAAGGAAGTATCCGAAGCCCAAATGATCTTGAACCATAAAGCGGCGATAGAGTACATAGTTGAATCCGTCGAAGACGATGGGATCACGTCACATGAGATCCGTAGCGTTCACGCTCTTCTCTCGGAGAATTTGCTCGGGGATCCGGCCGCGTCCGGGCGGTTGCGAACGATCATTGTGGAGATTGGCGGTTCGACATATGTTCCCCTCGAAAATCCACAACTGATCCGCGAGTGTTTCGATATCTTCATAGAAAAGATGAACCTAATCGAAGATCCGTTCGAACAGTCACTATTTTCGATCGTACACTTGTCATACCTTCAAGCATTCGAGGATGTGAACAAGAGGACCGCGCGACTCGTCGCGAACATCCCGCTGGTCAAGAAAAACCTCCGGCCGCTATCTTTCACGGACGTCGATAAAGGATGCCTATGTTTATGCACTTCTCGGTATTTACGAAAGGAATGATGTCAGTCTGATCCGCGATCTATACCTGTGGGCCTACACCCGATCTTCACAACGATACACGGCGATTCAGCTAGCTATGGGGGAACCCAACCTTATGAAGCTGCGGTACCGGACACAGATCCAGGAGATTGTCAGATCGATAATTCTCGAACGCGTTGCCGGTAGCGATGTGGTGCCGCGTATCCACGCTTCAATCGATGAGAGCACGATCGGAGAAACCGACCGAGACGAGGTCTTCAGTCTGGTCGAGCAGGAGATCGTGAGCTTGCATGATGGAAATGTCGCACGGTTCAAGGTCCGCCCCAGCGAGTTTCAGGCTTGGAATGAGTTGCAGCGAGGGTAGAAGAATGGAGCGGAGGCAATAGGACGCTATTGTCGTGCGATGGGCCATTTCTCTTGACGGTAAGATTCCCGGAAGCCAGGTTTTAGAGCTCCCAATAGAAAGTCGTTGGCGGCATTAACAACGTTCGCTCGCAGGTTATGGATTTCAGGAATGGATAGAAAAGATGCAGTCGGAAGCGGCGGAACAGGTCGCGACGGTAGAAGAGATTGGGAGGCGTGCAAACGCGGAGAAGCTTTTTGTTTCGACGCTCCTGATGATGGTGGTTGGCCCCGCGTCGGAAATGTCCGAGGCCACTCACGGAACGGTGCCTGTTCAGACAGAGATTCTGGCGTACCACCTCTATCCGTTTTTTGGCAAATCCAACGAGGACATCTCACCCGTCGAAGTGGAAACCTGCAGAGCTGCGAGCGATAAGGTCTTGGCGGCAAACAGTCTCCTTATTGAAGCTGGCACAGAGGTGGATCCTGCAACGTCGCTGGTTAGACAAAATCGAACGCCAGGCGGATCGTTCGCGGTTCAGCCTACCAGGAACAGACGGCAAACGAGATTATCGAAGTACAGGGCCGATTTGACGGCTGGTTCATGGCAAAGATCGGAATCTCTCCGGTCCGGGCACAAGAGGCCCTATGGAGGACCTATGAACACGGAAACGTTTTCATTCAATCCAACATCGAGACGGTATACGCAGAAGCCTTCATTTACGAGATAGAATGGCGACGCGTGCGGAAGATCAGGGCCGACCGCCGCTCGACCGAGGAGCACCAGTTTGCGAGTGCATTCCCGACAAAGAAGCACTCGATGCATTACGGATGGGTTCGGAAGTTGTCTGAACTCGGCTTCGCCGAATACCCAGTTCAACTCCAGAATCTAGGTTTCACTGATGCCGAGGTGAAGGGACTGGAGCAGTTGATAGGGATGACGTTTGCAAATCGGGCGGATATCTCGGACGTTGTGGAAGTGAAACAGCGCCCACTCTATTTCCTAACTGACGGGCGCGTCGTCCTCGTTGATATCGCGAACGCAATGGATGCGTTGTGGGACTCCCTTGAAGCTGTAGCTAAGTCGGACCAGGCTTTTTACGACTCGAAGTATCAAGTTCACAAAGGAAGATGGCTTGAGAGTAAATCCATCCAATACTTGAAGAGAATCTTTCCGGATAACTCGATCTACAACGGACTTTCATACCCTGATCCAGGAAAGGGAGCAGGCGCGACGACCGAGCTCGACATCGCCGTCGCCTG
Protein-coding sequences here:
- a CDS encoding Fic family protein; the encoded protein is MEALIIQLLSNADEVSIRSIADAAGIPNDETERKAIRRALASLSRQNIVVPKGSARSRVYVLPEKTPEADVLQENEKRVETTGSKIGHFLKGIDVSPESKELWNYVTQALAERAPVGYIHEFLLSYEPNETFYLAADHREKLKTLGQVEAVVQPAGTYARNILDRLLIDLSWNSSRLEGNTYSLLETKRLIELGETATGKEVSEAQMILNHKAAIEYIVESVEDDGITSHEIRSVHALLSENLLGDPAASGRLRTIIVEIGGSTYVPLENPQLIRECFDIFIEKMNLIEDPFEQSLFSIVHLSYLQAFEDVNKRTARLVANIPLVKKNLRPLSFTDVDKGCLCLCTSRYLRKE